The genomic stretch taatttttaacccagcatgtgttatgtccaatatttgccagcatgggttgaaaataaataacccagacatttttagagtgttggatcagtatttaacttttttttttgtcagtTGGATCTATCGAAAAACAGCACTCTTTGTACCTTATGCAAATTGACAAagtttagaaatacattaaaatttcaaaactttaatttgtttaaatgaaTGCTGTTTCAAAACACAAGTAACAAAAGGGCTGCAGTGGAGCAAAGCGAACTTTTTTGAGTCAATCTCAAATCAAACAGAAGAATATTCAAAAACTTTCTAGAGATAATCCCTCCAGGAGTAACCTTAAGTTACGCTAAGTAAAAAGAGACTCAAGTGGTAGTACATTGTGTCAGCAACGCAAATGTTATAGGTTTGATCCACAGGGAACACACATGGGacactaataaaaaaattgtatttaaattatatatttctGGACAGGACACACTGCTGGGGTAAAATGACCCTGTCATACACTTTAAATTACTTCGATGAGTTTGTCAAAAGAAAAAGaataagttaaacatttctttcTAACACAGGGCTTTCCAATTTCTAGAGCATTTACCTAACCCAGATTTCATCAATTTTATCATATACCGTTCCACCACTAGAAGTGTGTTCGGCTTCATATGGCGCTGCGCAGTACTGCGCGAGCACagctttcgaatcgctctcgcggtacctTGATGTCATATTATGAGCGGTTTGCGCAGCGCCTTATGGAGTCGGAACGCCCAGAGCCTACTGGTGACGTCATACCGAGTTTCGTCATCAACTCTACTCCTCCAATGTGGACGCGAGCGGAGTTTAATTCATTTGGTAGCTTGGTAGACGAATAAGCAACATGGCAGTATCGAAAAGCAAACAAACAGACATGCGTAGAGGCATCGAGGTGAGGAAACACAATTATAGAAAACGAGCCGACTCGCAGAAGCACATAGTTCATAAAGTTGTATTCGTTTTAAACGAGCTAAATCTTGCCGATTTAAATGTACGAGAAACTTTGGAAGTGCACGACCACGTTGAAGTTAGCCCTGCAGCAATGACTAGTTTAAATGGGAATTCTTTTTAAGGAAATGCCTATTTATCATCTCAGCTCAACTTTGCTTTACAGATCCGAGACGACTGGCCTGGATACCCTTTGGATCTTTTCACATATCCCAAACATTACTCAGGGGATCTGGAGTGCGTATACATCCCGCATGGCGTTATCATGGATAGGTAAATTCTTGTGACGTCATTcgcagatgatgatgatgtcgTCTTCAGTGCCACCAGCATGCAACACACTTggttatcatgttttttttatttgggtCAAACTGTTATTATCATCACTGGCTTTGTATTAGGCgaatattttgtttttgctaGATTATTTGACGAAGTTGGTTGCATGTTGCATGAAAACTTTTTAATACCCCATGTGTCTGCATTTTTAGATTCTCTGAACGGCCTTTTGCCATTTaactctttttttatatatatataattttttacactgttttttaattgttgaacaaataaacaattatacTGTGTTATGGGTTTTTGCAGGATAGAGAGACTGGCAAGAAACATCATGGATGATCTTGGTGATCACGACATTGTGGTGCTGTGTGTGTTAAAGGGCGGCTATCAGTTCTGTGCTGACCTTGTGGAACGCATTAAAGTCCTTTGCTGTAACTCCAGCAAGACTCTTCCCATGAGAGTGGACTTCATACGTCTGAAAAGCTACCTGGTGAGCACCCTGGTGATATTAAATTGGAGTTTACTGACATGACACTTACTGTTTTgttactatttttattttatattactaAATTATTATATGTTACATCATTTATGATTTGCCCTTTTACCTTATTTTGAATACTGGGCCACTTGAACATGATTAGCAGCATAATCAGAACCGTCACACTAAAATAGCGTCAGATCATGTGATGAatcacaaatatttattttcacaaatggaCATTTGTTTATGATCATCTCCGCATGCTGTTATGGTCATAATGAATTGAATTTAAACGGCATGTTGTTTTCTGCTAATGGTatacttcacccaaaaatgaaaattttgtgatcatttattcaccctcatttTGTTCTAAACCTATTTTTCTTTAgagtttctttttttaacacaaagtaagatattttcaATAAAAGATGTTAAGCACACAACTGCCAGTAcctattcacttccatagtatttgttttcctattatggaagtcattGGGTAACGGCAACTGTGTGGTTGCCAtcaattatcaaaatatcttcttttgtgacTTTTTTACAAAACTAGGACTACAAAACTGAGATGGGTTAAGAATGCCATATAATGTTAGCTTAACCTGAATAAACAGTGTGCTGTATTTACTACTTCACTGTTAGTGTTGTATGTGTTGACTGCAGTGCATGTTTTAGGCAACAGATGGCATGATTACTTCATATTTTTCAAGTCTGGGTTCATCCCCGCTTTAAAATTGTATGGTCAATTGATTTCTACTTTCAGCATTGTGAAGAAATGATATAAAGATGGTTTAAAGAGAGGTCATCGTTTTGTCAATAGTCTCATGTTTCACAGCATTTCtgaaatatttaaactaaaGCCTCGAAATACGGTGATGAACACAGTTTGGTCTTGGAAAGCTTGCATTTATTGTACTCTTATAGCACTTTGTCTGAAAAAAAGTTATTAGAGGTTTGGCCAATATACAAGACTGAAATACTGCCAATACTACtgcaataaatgtattattgtaattattattattattatttaacatgttttattttaattacaaaCCAGAATGACCAGTCAACTGAAGTTCTCCATATAGAAGGAGCAGAGAATCTGTCTGCGCTGAGTGGAAAGGTAAAAACATTCTTGATCTTTTTTATTAAGCAGTAATTTAGCAAAAAATAAGTTAAGTACTGTAGTTTTCAGttgatgttttatttatttcttgtTGCCGATATTTTGATATGGCAGAGAAAATTTAACTTTTCTGCTGAGCTTTTTGTTTATGTCACAGTGTTGAATTAATGGAGTTTGGacaaaaaatgttaatatattttcaattgATTTGGAGGCCTAcagacagcaataaacaaaTGTTACCCTCTCATGGtttgtttttcattaaaatatgtCATACCATTATAACCCAAGTAAGTTAAAATcaaatctatttttaaatgaatcCCACAAAACATGTCCAAGAAGCGTTTTAccacattataaaaaaattcataaaGAAAATTATGCCTTTATTAAGGACCACTAGGATTTAAAGCATTGGAACATTTCATTGCAATCTTATTTTCCCTCAAATTCTTATTTAATGCATCATTGTTTCTCTATAGTATTTCAGCAAAAATGCGAGTACGAGTATTGCAGGGATGTGATTTTGTTATCATAAACATGTCTCAATGAAAAacttaaatcataaaaaatatcatttatttattttattttttaacaaaataacatttctagtttttttgcacatgatttgGGGACCTCAGACATGGTCTTCTCGTATGTTTCATGAGATTTTCCCGCTTAACATTATGAGTGCCCTACTTcgagtctgtgtgtgtgtgtctgtgttctttgATGAATGTTGTGATGTTTATACACCCAAAGCATTTATAGTCACTTATGTTTTGTCTTTCTCTTTACATGTACTGAAGAATGTCCTTATTGTGGAGGTAAAGTCTGTCTTGATGAACTCATAATTCTCTCTCTTCTCTTTATTATCCTTTCAAAGGAATAGTCTATGTAGGTCTTTTTCATGTCTTTTATGGAAATTCTTCTTCTTACTGCCTcattcatttaattcgattGAGCATTTTAAAGGTTAGTCAAGCATGTACTATTTTTATGCTTCCAATTGTCCCTAAAAAGGTTTAATCAGTGATCAGggtgatttggggaaaaaaagaAACTATCCCCCATGCTTAAGTTTAGCAAAGGTTCCACAAACAATAATGTCATGTTTGCTGTATACTGATTTATACAACCTTAAACAGAATGACCATAACTAACTTTTATCTGTTatctatttatatttttaattatattcataaacatttacattgtaATTATGCCTGTATTTTGTCTAAAAGTACACACTTCATGGAATCTTCTCATATTATATTTATGACacaggcctgttgaatgctgtattctgattttATCTGAGAAATTTTCCACAGATGTTGATAATTTTACTGTAcaacgcacacctaacctgttaATTGTCTTAAAATTACCACCAGATCAATGTTTGTGGTACctaatataatgtaatataatatatgatatatagacggtttcatctgacgcacgtgcgctgacgcgatacacgtctggatccaaactttacttccggttttgtttttttaatgggctaaactgatcttttgaacaaatgcctcgtcgaaaataacaaatgttttggtttcctaggtaatctatgtgttgtttttttgctggttatataaataaactacgtttaaagaactttgttgttatttattcttagcggagtttaccggaagttacgtgcggaccacgacagccgcttgtttatgttgttactgctgaaaccgtctataaataatgcacacacatgGTGTAATGGCACTCTGCTTAACGTCTTGCCTCAACATTAGGACCTtggttgtgcattattttcaaataattcaacggcccgtcgtcaattattccttacttaaatCATATTGTGTcatattacattatattatgTATAGCTACATTAAAAACTCAAATGATCTTTGCTGATTTATTTGTTGTATTACTTTTGGTTGTTTTTAATGATCTGAGTTTCTTCATTCCCACAGGCCATTGTGGACACTGGAAAGACCATGAAGACTCTGCTAGATCACGTTAAAGCCTTCAGGCCCAAGATGATCAAAGTAGCAAGGTGAGTTTATGGACTGAAGCTAAACAGAAACAAAAGATTACTGCATACCTGAACCACATTCTCATATAGTCACCCATTTTGCTTTGTCAATACAGCTGGAGTGcgtttgtttgtgtgtataaatgcatgcatgtatgcATGCCTGTTTGTGTGGATATTTATAATATCTGCGaataattttgtatttgttgCAGTTTGCTGGTGAAGAGGGTGCCTAGTGGGACAGGTTACCTGCCAGACTGTAAGTAATACTTATTTATGGAATAGCTTCCCCTAATATTACTTTGTCTTCATCTCACTATTCTGTTATGTTCTTCTACACCTGTTTAACTCCATTCTTTGGACCATATTTCATCAGTGGTCTTTTTCTCACATAAAGCTGTCATATGGCCTCAGAGGATTTATAATAGCACATAAGATGTTTTAATAGATTTTTGTCCGCTTTAGAGAGCAGCCTAGACAGTCTATCTTACATTTCATTTGCATTCCAAAGATGAAAGAAAAATCAAACGGGTTTAGAAAGACATATGGGTAGGCAAATTATGACATCGTTTGAATTTTTTGATGAATTTTTTGCATATGATTTGTTTTTATCAGTTTATCTAATATTTCACAGAAAATCAGCACTGTTTTTGCAGactttaagacattttttaaagaTCCCCAAAGGGAATTTTTGTGATGGctcttaaattatattttagtgCTCCTGTATACATCAgtagtagagcattgcattagcagtgcaaaagattatgggtttgaacccaggaatcacacatactgttaaaaatgtatacctctTAATGCCCTGTAAAttgttttggataaaaatgcataaatgtaaatttaaatgatGTGATCTATATTGCAGATGTTGGATTTGAGATTGCCAATCGTTTTGTGGTCGGTTATGCCTTGGATTACAATGAATACTTCAGAGATCTGCATGTAAGAGCCCCTTTATCAACAAATGTTCAGTGTTAGATctattaaaatgttaacatttaattCCATCTCAATTCTGTGTATCTGCGCAAATGTTGTTTGACACTTCTGTCaaaaagtgttttaaaagcTTATTGTGAGAACCTCCCCTAGGAAAGAACTCCACCCATGTGTCACACATATTCCAAAGCTGAAAAGCAACAACTGGAGTGAGATCAGCATAGCTGTAAAATACAGATAAATATGCATAACTTCTCTTTTAACGGTTATGTCTGTTTATAAAAGGGACACTcttagatttttaccattttggaatccattcagctgatctccgggtctggcggtaccacttttagcatagcttagcacaatccattgaatctgattagaccattagcatcgcactcaaaaataatcaaagtttctatattttcctatttaaaacttgactcttctgtagttacatcgtgtactaagacagacagaaaattaaaagttgagattATCTAGGCTGAAATGGCTAGGagctatactctcaaactggcgtaataatcaagggctttgctgctgtaacatggctgcaggaggcacaatgatattacgcagcagccgaaaatagtcccgtgctattgaaagttaccaaggggactatttttggacACTGCTTAATATCAatgcgcctcctgcagtcatgttATAGAAAAAATAActctttgttttttataaaatttacaaaaacattttgtgcgatgctaatggtctaatcagattcaatggattatgctaagctatgctgaaAGTGTTACTGCCaaacccagagatcggctgaatggattccaaaatggtaaaaatcaaatgtttaactctattaAACTCTAtaaaaattagcattttttttaagtggaggtTCCCTTTATCTGATCTGTAATGATGTATTATTGTACCAAGCCTATTAAGTTTACTCAAAGTGGGAAATGACAGCATTAGCAGTATGAGAATTAGGAAGGAAAGTCTCTCTGTAGCTGCGTAGTGTTCTATTTATCTCCATTTGGAGGGTTGGTTGCTAGGGGTAAGTGAGCTGTTGTGAAAAATGACACCCACTTCAGAGAACGCCCGGGGCTTTTCGACCTAATTATCTAACAATCTagaatctatctatctatcacaTGCATACATCATAGACAGTAGATCTCCTACCTAGTGAGTTGCTAACCTAAACAGCATCGTGAGATATCGTAGTCATGTTTCTGTTCTGAAAAATGTTAAGCTGCAATTTTATGCTGCTTTGTTATGTGCTTCATTTTGATCAAAACCTCGTCAAGAACTGGCAATTCCAGAATGCATTGCAGAAGGATACTTTAATTGAAGTACTTTGTATACTTTGCATTTATTTGATAATCCTAAAATACATTGTACCCCTTAGCAACATACAAACATTATTAGAATAAACTGTGAGTCAAGCATACAAGTCATTCACTTCCATTTTAGTTGTGTTGTAGAACCCATGTCTACATTATAAAGGGAGATCTGAATAGCAGATGTATTTGCTTTGATATGCGTGCTGTGGAAAATGACTTATGGGGatctttttcttttctcttcTCTCTTTCACAGCACTTATGTGTGATCAGTGATAGTGCCAAACAGAAATTTAAGGTCTGACGATGACAAACTCACCCCTTAGATCAACATATGAATTTGACTCGGGAGGATGGAGGCCGTTCATGCATCACATACAGTATGAGCAAA from Paramisgurnus dabryanus chromosome 6, PD_genome_1.1, whole genome shotgun sequence encodes the following:
- the prtfdc1b gene encoding phosphoribosyltransferase domain-containing protein 1b isoform X2, yielding MAVSKSKQTDMRRGIEIRDDWPGYPLDLFTYPKHYSGDLECVYIPHGVIMDRIERLARNIMDDLGDHDIVVLCVLKGGYQFCADLVERIKVLCCNSSKTLPMRVDFIRLKSYLNDQSTEVLHIEGAENLSALSGKNVLIVEAIVDTGKTMKTLLDHVKAFRPKMIKVASLLVKRVPSGTGYLPDYVGFEIANRFVVGYALDYNEYFRDLHHLCVISDSAKQKFKV
- the prtfdc1b gene encoding phosphoribosyltransferase domain-containing protein 1b isoform X1, encoding MLESARVARVQKRGDDPRKILFDLMRHHGSLGDGGVVGDGRVVVRRVLSIRRAVNRIFRPDFSDFFVALRPFHVAIIRSLRDAQLQKKAEQECVHTSTPIRDDWPGYPLDLFTYPKHYSGDLECVYIPHGVIMDRIERLARNIMDDLGDHDIVVLCVLKGGYQFCADLVERIKVLCCNSSKTLPMRVDFIRLKSYLNDQSTEVLHIEGAENLSALSGKNVLIVEAIVDTGKTMKTLLDHVKAFRPKMIKVASLLVKRVPSGTGYLPDYVGFEIANRFVVGYALDYNEYFRDLHHLCVISDSAKQKFKV